A genomic window from Salvia miltiorrhiza cultivar Shanhuang (shh) chromosome 5, IMPLAD_Smil_shh, whole genome shotgun sequence includes:
- the LOC130986294 gene encoding F-box/FBD/LRR-repeat protein At1g13570-like isoform X1, with the protein MFDGFFALLVFVVFCQPMIEMENDLGRDLISDLPDSIIETILTKLPIRDAVRTSVLSPRWRYRWASMTNLVFDDRGVVGYEEIVHFILKFLFLHDGPIHKFSVQSSYLHASAELDQWLLFLSRREVKELIIELREDEWFRAPSSLFSFKNLTRLELVHCELYPPPNFNGFMWLKHIDFQHVVFPQDDYDHLIASCPLLETLTLTSYDSIELSIHAPNLKYLTVDGEFMKLCLAHTPHLVAAGFNIYMTDHIAAHLEQSSSCNLDKFLGGAPKLERLVGKVYFVKFVSVGIGHGRRLMTYHHLKYIELYEVNFEDLKEVLVMLQLIVNSPILKTLQVSVSTASHMTLYPEDLLFWDKNAFDDSTLHELKTVKFSDVSGTPVEMGFIKFLLEHSPCLEEMSIRPSLYLTDASLSMLVELVSFRRASPQASIVFIHDPI; encoded by the exons ATGTTTGATGGGTTCTTCGCATTACTTGTTTTTGT gGTTTTTTGTCAGCCTATGATTGAAATGGAAAATGATTTGGGGCgtgatttgattagtgatttgcCAGATAGCATTATAGAAACCATACTCACAAAGCTTCCAATCAGGGATGCTGTGAGAACAAGCGTCTTATCTCCAAGGTGGAGGTATAGATGGGCGTCCATGACCAATCTTGTGTTTGACGACAGGGGTGTGGTCGGGTATGAAGAAATCGTGCATTTTATACTCAAGTTTTTGTTTCTTCATGATGGTCCGATTCACAAGTTTTCTGTCCAATCATCATATCTGCACGCCTCAGCTGAACTTGATCAGTGGCTTCTCTTTCTCTCGCGGAGAGAAGTCAAAGAGTTGATCATTGAATTAAGGGAGGATGAGTGGTTTAGGGCACCCTCTAGTCTTTTCTCTTTCAAGAATCTGACTCGGTTGGAGCTTGTTCATTGTGAGCTATACCCCCCGCCTAATTTCAATGGCTTCATGTGGTTGAAACACATTGATTTTCAGCATGTTGTGTTCCCGCAAGATGATTATGATCACCTCATTGCAAGTTGCCCCCTCCTTGAGACTCTGACATTGACGTCCTATGATAGCATCGAGTTGTCTATCCACGCTCCGAACCTCAAGTACTTGACTGTGGATGGCGAATTTATGAAATTATGTCTTGCACACACTCCACATTTGGTTGCTGCGGGTTTTAATATATACATGACTGATCATATTGCTGCACATTTGGAACAAAGCTCCAGCTGCAATTTAGACAAGTTTCTTGGTGGTGCTCCCAAGCTTGAGAGGCTGGTTGGGAAGGTGTACTTTGTCAAG TTTGTGAGTGTAGGTATTGGCCACGGACGTAGACTAATGACTTACCACCATTTGAAGTATATCGAGTTATACGAAGTTAACTTTGAAGACCTTAAGGAAGTATTGGTCATGCTTCAACTGATTGTAAATTCTCCGATTCTGAAGACACTGCAAGTCTCT GTTTCCACTGCTTCTCATATGACGTTATATCCTGAGGACTTGCTATTTTGGGACAAGAACGCTTTCGATGATTCCACGCTACATGAGTTGAAGACTGTGAAGTTTAGTGACGTGTCTGGTACACCAGTTGAAATGGGGTTTATCAAGTTTCTACTTGAGCATTCGCCTTGTCTTGAAGAAATGAGTATTAGACCAAGTTTGTATCTGACGGATGCAAGTTTGTCTATGTTGGTAGAGTTGGTGAGCTTTCGACGTGCTTCTCCACAAGCATCCATCGTTTTCATTCATGATCCTATTTGA
- the LOC130986293 gene encoding protein NSP-INTERACTING KINASE 2, translated as METILLFLVLFCFWSSSTAMLTPNGVNLEVVALMDIKKSLIDPHGVLNWDENAADPCGWTMVSCFRDSVATLAIPSQSLSGTISASIGNLTHLTSVLLQGNNISGAIPPELGDLPKLQQLDLSDNLLIGEIPPSFSHLTSLGYLRLNNNSLTGPIPQALGNMTQLKFLDLSFNNLSGPVPKLVAKTFNVLGNPMICATGKEPGCNVTAPMPLSFSQIAQPSSSMSNSHRVALAFGSSLGCICLLILGFGFLLWWRHKHNKQIFFDVNEQHQEVCLGNLRRFQFRELQSATHNFSSKHMIGKGGFGNVYKGCLPDGSVVAVKRLKDGNNRGGEIQFQTEVEMISLAVHRHLLRLYGFCITPTERLLVYPYMSNGSVASRLKGKPSLDWSTRKRIALGAARGLLYLHEQCDPKIIHRDVKAANILLDDYCEAVVGDFGLAKLLDHRDSHVTTAVRGTVGHIAPEYLSTGQSSEKTDVFGFGILLLELITGQRALEFGKAANQKGAMLDWVKKIHQEKKLDILVDKDLKSNYDRIELEEMVQVALLCTQYLPLHRPKMSEVVRMLEGDGLAEKWEASQRVETTRSRANEFSSSERYSDLTDDSSLLVQAMELSGPR; from the exons ATGGAAACTATTCTCTTGTTTCTGGTTTTGTTCTGTTTCTGGTCTTCTTCCACTGCTATGCTCACACCTAATGGTGTCAACTTAGAag TGGTGGCTTTGATGGATATAAAGAAGTCTCTGATTGATCCTCATGGAGTTCTGAACTGGGATGAGAATGCTGCTGATCCATGTGGCTGGACTATGGTGTCTTGTTTTCGTGATAGTGTTGCCACACT AGCAATCCCCAGCCAAAGTTTGTCAGGGACGATATCGGCAAGTATTGGGAACTTGACACACCTCACAAGTGT GCTGTTGCAGGGAAATAACATATCTGGGGCAATACCTCCTGAGCTGGGAGACCTCCCAAAACTTCAACAACTTGATCTCTCTGATAATTTGCTCATAGGAGAGATACCTCCTTCCTTTTCTCACCTCACAAGCCTTGGATACCT GAGGTTGAACAATAATAGTCTGACTGGACCTATTCCCCAGGCTTTGGGCAACATGACACAGCTGAAATTTCT GGACTTGTCATTCAATAATTTGAGTGGACCAGTGCCAAAACTTGTTGCAAAAACATTCAA TGTTTTAGGAAATCCTATGATATGTGCAACTGGCAAGGAGCCAGGCTGCAATGTCACTGCACCAAtgcctctctctttctctcaga TTGCTCAGCCATCATCATCGATGTCGAATAGTCACAGAGTGGCGCTCGCGTTCGGCTCTAGCCTCGGCTGCATCTGCCTACTGATTCTTGGATTTGGCTTCCTTCTGTGGTGGAGGCACAAGCACAACAAGCAGATTTTCTTTGATGTTAATG AACAACATCAAGAAGTCTGCCTAGGCAACCTAAGAAGGTTCCAATTCAGAGAGCTCCAATCAGCAACACACAACTTCAGCAGCAAACACATGATCGGGAAAGGCGGTTTTGGCAATGTCTACAAAGGCTGCCTCCCCGATGGCTCAGTCGTGGCCGTGAAGAGGCTCAAAGACGGAAACAACAGAGGGGGAGAGATCCAGTTCCAGACAGAGGTGGAGATGATCAGCCTTGCTGTCCACAGGCACCTCCTCCGCCTCTACGGGTTCTGCATCACTCCAACGGAGAGGCTCCTCGTCTACCCCTACATGTCCAATGGGAGCGTAGCTTCGCGCCTCAAAG GGAAACCATCATTGGATTGGAGTACTAGGAAAAGGATAGCGTTGGGTGCAGCAAGAGGTTTGCTATACCTACACGAGCAATGTGATCCCAAGATCATCCACAGAGACGTCAAGGCCGCTAACATACTACTTGATGACTACTGCGAGGCAGTGGTGGGTGATTTCGGGCTAGCAAAGCTTCTTGATCACCGCGATTCACACGTTACCACAGCTGTCCGTGGCACAGTCGGGCACATAGCACCAGAGTACTTGTCCACGGGCCAATCCTCGGAGAAAACAGATGTTTTCGGATTTGGGATTCTTCTGCTAGAACTCATCACTGGCCAAAGGGCTCTAGAATTTGGGAAAGCAGCTAACCAGAAAGGAGCCATGCTTGATTGG gtgaagAAGATTCATCAAGAAAAGAAGCTAGACATACTAGTAGACAAGGATCTGAAGAGCAACTACGACCGGATTGAGCTGGAGGAGATGGTGCAGGTGGCCTTGCTGTGCACCCAATACCTCCCCTTGCATAGGCCGAAGATGTCGGAGGTGGTGAGGATGCTCGAAGGGGACGGGCTAGCGGAGAAATGGGAGGCGTCGCAGAGAGTAGAGACAACTAGGAGCAGGGCTAATGAGTTCTCTTCTTCGGAGAGATACTCTGATCTTACAGATGATTCATCGTTGCTGGTTCAGGCAATGGAGCTCTCTGGTCCTAGGTGA
- the LOC130986294 gene encoding F-box/FBD/LRR-repeat protein At1g13570-like isoform X2 — translation MTNLVFDDRGVVGYEEIVHFILKFLFLHDGPIHKFSVQSSYLHASAELDQWLLFLSRREVKELIIELREDEWFRAPSSLFSFKNLTRLELVHCELYPPPNFNGFMWLKHIDFQHVVFPQDDYDHLIASCPLLETLTLTSYDSIELSIHAPNLKYLTVDGEFMKLCLAHTPHLVAAGFNIYMTDHIAAHLEQSSSCNLDKFLGGAPKLERLVGKVYFVKFVSVGIGHGRRLMTYHHLKYIELYEVNFEDLKEVLVMLQLIVNSPILKTLQVSVSTASHMTLYPEDLLFWDKNAFDDSTLHELKTVKFSDVSGTPVEMGFIKFLLEHSPCLEEMSIRPSLYLTDASLSMLVELVSFRRASPQASIVFIHDPI, via the exons ATGACCAATCTTGTGTTTGACGACAGGGGTGTGGTCGGGTATGAAGAAATCGTGCATTTTATACTCAAGTTTTTGTTTCTTCATGATGGTCCGATTCACAAGTTTTCTGTCCAATCATCATATCTGCACGCCTCAGCTGAACTTGATCAGTGGCTTCTCTTTCTCTCGCGGAGAGAAGTCAAAGAGTTGATCATTGAATTAAGGGAGGATGAGTGGTTTAGGGCACCCTCTAGTCTTTTCTCTTTCAAGAATCTGACTCGGTTGGAGCTTGTTCATTGTGAGCTATACCCCCCGCCTAATTTCAATGGCTTCATGTGGTTGAAACACATTGATTTTCAGCATGTTGTGTTCCCGCAAGATGATTATGATCACCTCATTGCAAGTTGCCCCCTCCTTGAGACTCTGACATTGACGTCCTATGATAGCATCGAGTTGTCTATCCACGCTCCGAACCTCAAGTACTTGACTGTGGATGGCGAATTTATGAAATTATGTCTTGCACACACTCCACATTTGGTTGCTGCGGGTTTTAATATATACATGACTGATCATATTGCTGCACATTTGGAACAAAGCTCCAGCTGCAATTTAGACAAGTTTCTTGGTGGTGCTCCCAAGCTTGAGAGGCTGGTTGGGAAGGTGTACTTTGTCAAG TTTGTGAGTGTAGGTATTGGCCACGGACGTAGACTAATGACTTACCACCATTTGAAGTATATCGAGTTATACGAAGTTAACTTTGAAGACCTTAAGGAAGTATTGGTCATGCTTCAACTGATTGTAAATTCTCCGATTCTGAAGACACTGCAAGTCTCT GTTTCCACTGCTTCTCATATGACGTTATATCCTGAGGACTTGCTATTTTGGGACAAGAACGCTTTCGATGATTCCACGCTACATGAGTTGAAGACTGTGAAGTTTAGTGACGTGTCTGGTACACCAGTTGAAATGGGGTTTATCAAGTTTCTACTTGAGCATTCGCCTTGTCTTGAAGAAATGAGTATTAGACCAAGTTTGTATCTGACGGATGCAAGTTTGTCTATGTTGGTAGAGTTGGTGAGCTTTCGACGTGCTTCTCCACAAGCATCCATCGTTTTCATTCATGATCCTATTTGA